Part of the Kineococcus aurantiacus genome, GGACCCGGCCCTGCGGGTCGTCGACGCCGTCGCCGACGCCCGTCAGGACCGGCTCGTGGAGCGGTTCGGCTGAGGGTCAGCCCTTGAAGGCGTCCTTGACGTGCTCGCCGCGCTGCTTGAGGTCGGCGGCCGCCTGGTCCTTCTGACCCTCGCGGCGCAGTTCCTCGTCGTCCTTGGCGCCGCCGACGGCCTCCTTCGCCTTCCCAGCGAGGTCCTGGGCCGCGTTCTTGATCTTGTCGCTCGCGCTCATCGTCGCTCTCCTCCCTGCTCCCGGGTGGTTCCCGGTGCGGACCACCACTGCAGCACCGCCGCGGCCGGCCCGCACCCGGGGAGGGCCCCCGCGCGGGGTCGGTCCCGGGGAGGGTTCGTGGAGGCCCCGAGGTGGTCGCGCAGCACCCGCCCGACGGCCGCGTCCGGGCGCGCGCGACCGGACCCCCACCCGCGCGGGGCGGGGGCCGGCCGCGGCAGTCACGGACCGGTGGTCAGGAGTTGGCCTCGACCCCACCGTCGTCGCCCGGGCCCAGACCCGGCGGCAGCTCGCCGAAGCTCTTGCGGTACCAGACCGCGGCCTGGCGCTCCACGACGAGCCGGGTCAGGCCGATGAT contains:
- a CDS encoding CsbD family protein — encoded protein: MSASDKIKNAAQDLAGKAKEAVGGAKDDEELRREGQKDQAAADLKQRGEHVKDAFKG